ACTGCAGGCAACGGGACGATAGACTTCGAGGAATTCCTATTAATGATGGCGAGAAAAATGAAAGATACGGATAGTGAGGAGGAACTTCGGGAAGCCTTCAGAGTGTTCGATAAGGACGGTAATGGTTTTATCAGTGCTGCCGAACTTCGTCATGTCATGACCAATTTAGGGGAAAAGTTGACTGATGAAGAGGTCGATGAAATGATTCGAGAGGCGGATCTTGATGGAGACGGCATGGTGAATTATGAAGGTACAGCATGCGGCATGAAGCTTGAATTTGATATTGCATTTTGGTTGATTAATTCTCATGAAGtattaatatatacagaaaCGCTTCCAAAGAAAAAGAAGGGGAAATTACCGGGGAAATGCTTCAAGTTTAAGAACGTCTTTAATACAATAACTGATAGCATTAACTATTGTCATGTTGCATCTTGGCTTGCTTTGCTTTTTTGCAAAACAGTGAACCATTTCAAACGCTTTACCAGTTAGTTGATGACTGCGAAAGTCATcacaaatatatgtatgtaaataacGATACATTATCAGCACAAAGCACAAAATAAACAGTAATATAAACGACTGTTTATCAGAATCTGAATTATGTTGTTTGTCCACGAATGTTTCATGCAAACGTTTCTTCTGTTTTTtgtttctctctatatattGAAACTTTCAGTATGTACCTTGATAACATGCATGCACGTACGTCATTCTTGTCTTTTCAGATTTCAGGACGTATGCTTCCGGTTTGTTTTCCAATCAATCAAAATGATGTTCCCTTTGGCTACCATTCCTTTCccttcatta
This genomic window from Ostrea edulis chromosome 4, xbOstEdul1.1, whole genome shotgun sequence contains:
- the LOC125668299 gene encoding calmodulin-A-like isoform X3, translating into MTEQIITLTDEQIAEFKEAFSLFDKDGDGTITTSELGTVMRSLGQNPTEAELQDMINEVDADGNGTIDFEEFLLMMARKMKDTDSEEELREAFRVFDKDGNGFISAAELRHVMTNLGEKLTDEEVDEMIREADLDGDGMVNYEEFVTMMTAK
- the LOC125668299 gene encoding calmodulin-A-like isoform X1: MTEQIITLTDEQIAEFKEAFSLFDKDGDGTITTSELGTVMRSLGQNPTEAELQDMINEVDADGNGTIDFEEFLLMMARKMKDTDSEEELREAFRVFDKDGNGFISAAELRHVMTNLGEKLTDEEVDEMIREADLDGDGMVNYEGTACGMKLEFDIAFWLINSHEVLIYTETLPKKKKGKLPGKCFKFKNVFNTITDSINYCHVASWLALLFCKTVNHFKRFTS
- the LOC125668299 gene encoding calmodulin-A-like isoform X2 codes for the protein MTEQIITLTDEQIAEFKEAFSLFDKDGDGTITTSELGTVMRSLGQNPTEAELQDMINEVDADGNGTIDFEEFLLMMARKMKDTDSEEELREAFRVFDKDGNGFISAAELRHVMTNLGEKLTDEEVDEMIREADLDGDGMVNYEDFRTYASGLFSNQSK